The window TGAAGAATAATGTATACGCAAGCCTTAGCCCTTCCCCGAAGGAATAGAAAATCTATTTTCGATAGATCCTCGACTCAAGAAGATTTCGATAAACGAAATATGTCATCTAAAAATGGAGGGAGTAATACTATTCCAAACTTTGAATGTTGTTGAAGAAAGAACGGGGAGGGGTCAAAATTGATAAAACTACTTATTGATGGCTAGGAGCACTTTCGAGCAACTCAAACTGTAGTACAATAGACGAGACTTCATTTTTCTTGTTCACCAATTACCTTTATATTGATGGGTCACAAGAAGGTCATGTAAGATGGACAATCTAGATTCAAATAGCGCATCTTATGCAGCGGCGGCACGAcgaattttgtggcctaaagtCAAACTTTACGAGGGGccttaacttttaaattttttatttatttattttaagtctattttttttagtttttttttagatacaaagttattaataattttcttataatcaaaaactcctaataagtatttctcaattgacaatatagctaatacatttaacctttcttgtgacattgttgttcttaggtaagattttatcaattttaattttgaaaacttctttccGCTAAAGCAACAGTAACATTATTCCACAAACAATTTAGGCATTTGAAAAAGaactaaatctttttatttgattaagtGTATTAATTAAACagttatcttctaattgtactattttccttaatacttttaattcaggaaataaattcaaatcatcaatatcgaattgattattgtgctttaaggaacattcaagaataaggcaatattttttcaaatttccaacatctagtgatcttagttttactgccaaataaaataatttcatatgcttagaattgttcaaatctattttgaagtgaaaaatagTGTTGTCTATTATGTAcaaaagtaatcaactctaaaggactcttcgaaagattttgaaattttattatcaacattcgcatcaaattgttacttcttatatatcacacgtttcttacgaaattcggatttgatattcatttcaagtgcaattttcttggtagaaatcatagcaattgcaaatccttcttctctatatttgttaaagaaagaaatcaaacttttttAACTTTACAAAACTCTTTTTAAACTTATACATAGTCTATTAGGTGTAACAAAAAATGAACCTTCACAAATACGAGACCTAAAGCGGttgctttacttgctttatggaTGGGCCGCCCTGAGCTTATGCACCAAAATAGAGAGCAGAGCGGTTGCTTTATGGATGGGCCGCCCTGAGCTTATGCACCAAAATAGAGAGCAGCGAGCCAGTACTAGAATGACAGGGGTAACCGAATAtagatttttctttgaattaattgttattagcAGTAGAAATAACAGGGAATGTTTTGAACTTGTATGTTAATACAGAACAGCCAATCATGAACTACACAATGCataaattagttgaaataacaaTCTAGTGTGGCAGTGGCTCCACATGAGTGGAAGAGCATTAGTAATTCACAGTAGATTTGATTGCGTCCAGTATCTGCAGGCAAAAAAAAAAGAGCAGCACTTTAGTCAGACTCGGGGTGAAACTTCGAAAATGAAAAAAGTTTTAAGCCCTGTTACCTTGTTCTTTGTAGGCAAGTAAAAGGGTTCGAAGACGAGAGGAAAAGGGGTATCTAACCCACATACTCTGGCCACTGGAGCTTCCAACTGCAAAGCAACTCAAATATTGAACACTTAGAAGTACTTCATTTCGTAACGTCTTGACAAAACATTGGAACATGAGAACACACACATGCAGATGGAGTCTATGTTTAACGGATTCAACTTAATCCAGTATTTTTACAAAAAGCCTTTATCTCTGTGTGTGCGTGCATGAAACCACTAAGATTTCACtaaatattaaattttgtatttgaaaTGTATGATGAATTCGGTGTTAAGAACTTTAAATGTTAGATTCATTATATTTAAATCCTGGTGCCTGTTAGAACATAGGACTCCTTACGGCATTTTCTATTTGATAAAAGAGATTGGAGAACTAAAATGCTCATACTAGAACTGCTAGCTTCTTGCAGCATGTTCATGTTCATGCTATTTACTGACGTCCTCAACTAACAGAAGGGCCTTACTAAAACACCCCTATCCAAGGCAATCACCTCTAATACATAAATTATTCATGTGCACCAGCAAAGCATATTGATACCCATACAAGATTCCGATTCATAAAGCACTCCTGGTTTAAAACAGGACCCAGTTACTGAACCTGAGATAAGGCAGGTGGCAAATACTTAACTTTTAGCTAACCCAGTTACCCAGATGCTAGACAACACTGACAAGTTCAGTAGCCTCACCCACTCACACAAGATATGGCGCCTAAGTCCAAGATCACCAGGAGTATGTATGCAAAAGCTCTAAGTTGTTTGCATTTTTCCAAACAACCGAGGTACCACTCATTATTCCTTAAGACTGCTTGCTTTAACTATGTTTCACAAATCCAAAAGCACAGAGGGCACATGACCTTGCCTATGAGTTATAGGGTTtgacatttattaaggtgatccAGGAAAGAAAAGGAAACTAACATAAGTCTACAAGGAGACCTAAAATAAGGAAATACATACTCTCATAAAGCAACGCTCAACTATAGATGCAGAAATTTCAGCACCAAATCCACCTGTCACAGGAGCTTCATGACTAACCTACAAACCAGAAACTTCCAGTAAGTTATTTAATTAGGATGATATTACCTCTTCAATTCCGTAAAGCATTGCTTAGAATACTCACCAGAAGCCTTCCTGTCTTTTTGACAGAAGCCTCTACTGTTTCCTTGTCCCATGGTATTAAAGTTTTAAGGTCTATCAGTTCGCATGAGATCCCTTCCTATAGAATATACGTATTTAGAAGCTGATAAGTAATCAGGAGAAGTACATAAGAGGTACAGCTGAAAGATTAACTGATAGATATGATACAATACCAAGCGTGAGAAAGAAGTTTGAGCATGCAAAAACCATGGACAATAAAATGACAAGAAATCTATTCAAGGCAACATATTATAACAGATCTATTAGAAACTAGTATTCACCTTTGCAGCTTCAATGCATGCCTGCTCCATAGTAGATAGCTGAGCTCCCCAACCAACTAATGTGATATCACTACCTTCCCTGATGACCTGCATTTTTGCATACACTTCAGATTTTTTTGATAAGATAATGGTAGCATGCTCTTCAGCTTTCAAATtcataataaacaattaaacaagACATCATACCTCTGCCTCGGAGAGAGGCAACATATAATCATCTTCAGGAACTTCTTCAACAGCCATCCGGTAAAGCATCTGAGATTCATCCAGACATATTCAATGATCTGCAGCAAAGAGTATTACGAGGAACGTAAAAGAGATTACCTTTGGCTCAAAAAAGACTACAGGATTTGGGTCACGTATGGATGATAACAGCAATCCTTTTGCTTGATGTGGACTGCGTGGGATGACCACCTTGCACAAATAATTGCACAAAAAGTTGTCGAAGGTATGTGTTCAATTCCATAAAGAAAAAGGAAGTGCATCTGGTTTCTAAAGAAAATATATCAAGAAtttcaggaaaagaaaatataaataattattcccAGAATCCCTTTAGGAGTAGAAATTATAAGCAAAAAGGTGACAGATAGGGAAAACAGAGTGAGCATATAGAAGATAGTAATGGAATCACGGAGCTTGGTGCTTCACTTAAAATCAAGATTGGGAAACAAGCCACctcgaaaaataatcagtcatcaATCCAACCAACGCTCATGATGGTAATGGCTCACGAATGGAGAAACTCAATCTATATACTGTATTTGGAGAATAATGATTTTTCTCATTTGCAGGGAAGAACTTGACAAACAAATATTTGATGTCCATCTTGTAGAGActtatgaaaaggaaaaaaaaagaaggaatgtccGTCTTGTAGAGACGGAAAACTTTGCATGTGTTTGCTAGCATCCTATTTGAACTCACATTGCCAGTACTAAACCCACATAAATAAGGACTGGGGTAAGGCAACGACCAGCTAAAAGAAGTCAATTTATGAGAAATCTTCACAATACTAAACGCGTCGAGATGTGCTCTCCTGGGTACATGCTACATCGGAACCTGGGCgtgatgaaaaagaaaaaggaaagtgtTCCATCACCTCACCTCTTGGATGTgagcagtggcggagccacctttGTCCAAGGGGTGTAAATTGACAACCCTTCACCGGAAAATTACTGTGTAGCTAGGTAAAATTTCTTTTTGTGTAATAGAATGCCCTTGGCTTCTTCATAAGCTGTTTATATTTTGACTCCTCTTAGTGAAAAATCCTCCACCACTAGACTTGAGGAAGTATAAGTAAGGGTTACAGTCATGGACGGTATGGGTAAAGAAGTCGGTCCCATCACATTTGCCATGCGAAATTTAGGTTCATTGACAGATAAGATAATACAATTACTAGATACCTTAACGAGGAGAATTGATATTGCGTGTTTACATAAGACTATGTGTACAGGAAAAGGCTAGAGCGATTAACTACAGAGGTTATAAATTACAGTAACCATATGAAAATCATTTTAGCACCAGAACTTAAGAATAAAGTTGTAGCACTAAAAAGGAATGATGATATGGTTGTTTCAATAACGCTAGCACATGGAAAGGAGTCAATCACATAAATAGTGCCAATGCTTCGTAAGGAATTAAAGAGGAACTAAACATGTAATATGGTGATTTTGAGAAAAATCATTCAAAAGAACCTGACAAGTATAAGATGCAAAGAAAGACGTGGGATACCTTTATACCAGGAACATGGCAGAAGAAAGATTCAGGGGATTGTGAGTGGTAATGCCCGCCATGTCCAACAGCTCCATAAGGTGCTCTTATAGTTAAGCCTGGAAATCATGAGCAGCTCAGCATCTTGAAACTTAGATAAAATGATGAAGTGCAATAAAATCATATGTTCTCCAATTACCTCCGCAGTTGAACTGATTACCACTCCTATATCTGAATTTCGCAGCTTCATTGACAATCTACAAAACGAAAATCTGACAGTCGATAAATGTCATGCCGATATGCTAGTACATGACTCGGCGAAGATGCATACCTGATCAAAAGCAGGAAAAATATAATCTGCAAATTGAATTTCTGCTATAGCTCGATTGTCCTGAAATTTAAGGAAGCAAAAAAATAACAATATCAGCAAACAGTTAACTATTTAGCTTTCAGTATTTAGAGCTCAGAAGCTGACCATTGCAGCCAGACCAATAGCAAATCCAACTATGCCCTGCACATAAAAAACCATTAGCGGATACACTTTTTCACACAAGAAAGTAATTTGGGATGCTGAGGAACCAAATGGTCAGGTTCTTATGCACCACACATTGTATCAAATGACATATATGCTGAATTTCTTATTATTAAAACAAAGAAACAGGTGGTATTAGCTCAGGTCTTTCACCCAGAAAGGGCTAGAGTGGATGTGGAATATAGTAGATAAGCACAGATATACCTGCTCACATAAAGGAGTGTTAAAAACCCTCTGTTTTCCAAATCGGTCAGCTAATCCAGTAGTGCAACGAAAGACACCACCGAAACCAACATCTTCTCCAAATACATAAGCACTGAGAAGAAAATTCATCTTTCATCAATGAACCATAAACAAGCACATAAAAATTGCAAGTAAAAGAGAACAGGCCGGCAAAAGCATAATCTATTATTGAGCATGAGTAGATCCAGCTGAAATGGTCAGCATTACTTGAAGAAGTTTGGATGCTATTTAGATGCAATCTAAACAAGTATACTGGGATTTGCGTGTCTGTGTCAACTAATATTCCAAAGTTAAGCTGGAAGCAACTGGTAACTCCTCCTATGAAGGTAAGGAATCGAAAGCTGAAGGCTCAAGCTATCATCCTTATATTTCTGGAGACGCTTAACGCTAATACGTTGTTGTATTACTCGTAAATACTGTTCTGGAAAATAAAATAGGTATTCTTGAGATAATACAAATGGTACAGTTATTCCTGCAGAAAAGAAGATAATACAAACGATACAGTTATTCATGCAGAAAAGTAACGAACGAGAACGTTGTGGGAGCGACATCTCCTCTCCCTCACCACTACCCCCTTCTTATCCATTCATGTGTCAGAGCTTAAAAGAAGTTGTGATGCAAAGTACATAGCAAATGACAAATGATGCATAAATGAGATTGGTCTAAAGCATTCACATAACTGATACAAAAACATGATGAGAATAGATAGCCAATAATAAAGCTTCTGTTGGAAAATTTatcacaaaatttaaaaaaaaaaaaatacaa is drawn from Nicotiana tabacum cultivar K326 chromosome 22, ASM71507v2, whole genome shotgun sequence and contains these coding sequences:
- the LOC107765383 gene encoding 2-oxoisovalerate dehydrogenase subunit beta 1, mitochondrial, with amino-acid sequence MASSFRRIGKLATISSKNQSRRFSSTVDQTLKKSEGISPSKSVNLFTAINQALHIALDSDPRAYVFGEDVGFGGVFRCTTGLADRFGKQRVFNTPLCEQGIVGFAIGLAAMDNRAIAEIQFADYIFPAFDQIVNEAAKFRYRSGNQFNCGGLTIRAPYGAVGHGGHYHSQSPESFFCHVPGIKVVIPRSPHQAKGLLLSSIRDPNPVVFFEPKMLYRMAVEEVPEDDYMLPLSEAEVIREGSDITLVGWGAQLSTMEQACIEAAKEGISCELIDLKTLIPWDKETVEASVKKTGRLLVSHEAPVTGGFGAEISASIVERCFMRLEAPVARVCGLDTPFPLVFEPFYLPTKNKILDAIKSTVNY